In Comamonas koreensis, the genomic stretch CGGCAATCTGGCGTGCGGCCGAGGTGGCATAGGCCGTCTGCATGCGGCGCTTGCTGTGGCCCAGCGCCACGTGGCCGATTTCATGGCCGATCACGCCGCGCAGCTCGTCGTCGTTCATCAGGTCCATCAGGCCGCTGTAGACGCGGATGCAGCCATTGGCCATCGCCCAGGCGTTCACATCACTGGTCAGGTAGACCTTGTAGTCGGCCTTCTTGCCTTCCACTTCTTGGGGCATGTTGGCGACGACCTTGGCCAGGCGCTGGCTGTACTTGTTGTTCGCAGGCGCGAGCTTGTTTTGCTGGTCCAGCGCGGCGCAGGATTCATTGGACAAGGCCACGACATCGCCGTCGGTCAATGTCATGGCCTTCATCGCCGTCGAGCCGGACTCCATCAGTCCGCCCAGGTTGCCCGTATCCATGGTCTTGCAGCCGGCCAGGGCCAAAGCAGCCACCAGGCCCGTCACCATCATCGTTTTGCGCATCCGCTATCTCCTCATCTGCACGTTGAAAACGTTCATCATAGCGTGCGATTATCGAAATGATAGTTTTTATACCCCAGAGATCGCTCAGGCAGCTTTTTGCGTGGCGGCCTGCGCCGATGCGTCATCCGGTGCCGTCGCCGACACGGCCTGCAGCACCACCTCGCGCTTCAAGGTCGGCACAAAGCTCTCGATGAACTGCAGCGCATAGGCGCGCAGCCACACGCCCTTGCGCAGTGCAATGCGGGTGGTGTTGACCTTGAACAAATGGCCCGCGTCGATGGCGCGCAGGTTGCGGTCGCGCTCCTCATCAAAGGCGATGGAGGCGACGATGCCGATGCCCATGCCCAGCTCGACATAGGTCTTGATCACGTCAGCATCCATGGCGGTCAGCACCACATTGGGCGTGACCTCGGCGGCGGCAAACGACTCATCAATGTGCGAGCGGCCGGTGTAACCCTGCTCATAGGTGATGATCGGAAAGCGCACCAGCGATTGCAAGGTCAGCGGCCTTCCAGCCTCTTGCTGGGCCAGCAAGGGGTGGCCTGGGGGCACGACCACCGAGTGGGTCCAGCGGTAACCCGGCAGGGTCGCCAAGCTCGCATAGCCGGTGAGCGCTTCGGTGGCCACGCCGATATCGGCCGCGCCACTCAGCAGCATCTCAGCGACCTGCCGGGGCGAGCCCTGGTGCAGGTGCAGGGCCACATCGGGAAACTGCTCACGAAAATCGCGCACCACCAGCGGCAGCGCGTAGCGCGCCTGCGAGTGAGTGGCGGCAATGCTCAGTTGGCCGCTGCGGCTGGCATGAAAATCGGCACCAGCGCGGCGCAGGTTTTCGGACTCCAGCAGCAGGCGGTCCACGATCGGCAAAATGGCCTCACCCGGTGGGGTCAGCCCGGTCAGGCGCTTGCCGGCGCGGATAAAGATGTCCACACCCAGCTCGTCTTCCAACTCGCGGATCTGGCGGCTCACGCCTGGCTGCGAGGTGTAGAGCACATGCGCCACCTCGGTCAGGTTGTAGCCATTGCGGGCGGCTTCGCGCACGGCCCGCAGTTGCTGAAAATTCATAACATTCACCTTTGTGGACCCAGCCGCCAGGGGTCCCCGGCGGCTGGTTCAGCGTCCTTGCTTATTTCTTGGTGTAGATCTGGTCAAAGCTGCCGCCATCGGCAAAGTGCGCAGCGTCGGCCTTGGTCCAGCCGCCAAAGGCCTCATCGATGGTGAAGAGCTTGAGCGTCGCGAACTGGCTGGCGTATTTGGCTTTGGCCGCTTCGGCGGTGGGGCGGTAGAAGTTGCGGCCGGCAATGTCCTGGCCTTCGTCCGAGTACAGGTACTGCAGGTAGGCATCGGCAATCTTGCGCGTGCCGCGCTTGTCCACCACCTTGTCGACGACGGTCACCGTGGGCTCGGCCAGGATCGACAGCGAGGGGGTGACGATCTCGAACTTCTCGGGGCCAAACTCCTTCAATGCCAGGTAGGCCTCGTTTTCCCAGGCCAGCAGCACATCGCCCTGGCCGCGCTGCACAAAGGTCACGGTCGAGCCACGCGCGCCGGTGTCGAGAATCGGCACATTCTTGAACAGCTTGGTGATGTAGTCCTTGGCACCGGCCTCACCGCCATAGTTGCGTTTGCCAAACTCCCAGGCGGCCAGGTAGTTCCAGCGCGCGCCGCCGCTGGTCTTGGGGTTGGGCGTGATCACCTTGACATCGGGCTTGATCAGATCGCCCCAGTCCTTGATGCCCTTGGGATTGCCCTTTTTGACCAGGAACACAATGGTCGAGGTGTAAGGCGCGCTGTTGAGCGGCAGGCGCTTTTGCCAATCGGCCGGCACCAGCTGGCCGTATTTGTTCAGTGCATCAATGTCACCGGCCAAGGCCAAGGTGGCCACATCGGCCTCGATGCCATCGATGATGGCCCGCGCCTGCTTGCCCGAGCCGCCATGCGACTGCTTGATCGTCACGGTCTGGCCGGTCGTGTCCTTCCAGTGCTTGGCAAAGGCCTGGTTGAACTGGTTGTACAGCTCACGGGTCGGGTCGTAGGACACGTTGAGCAAGGTCACTGGTGCTGGTGCCTGGGCATGGGCTGCGCCGCTAAAAACAGCGGGCGCCAGCGCCATCAGAGACGCGACTGCGGCTGCGGCTATCGGAAACTTGATAAAGTGGCGGCGTTGTTGCATGGAACACTTTCAGAATGGCAAAAGTCGTAGGGCTTGTTAGGCTTGAACACATTCTGAAACGCGGCCATAAAAACTCAAACTACTATTAATTCAGTTTTTTATGACTGAAACTTATTAACAAGACGCGAAAACGCATCTGCCAGGCCCGGTTTCGGGACTGGCAAGGCAGGAAGCTCGCCAATGCCCCAACTCTGGTTGGCAGTGTGGGCAAAGCAGGCCATGCTGGGCAACCGCCCGCAGACTGCGGCAGCATCGGGCAAGCACCCTGCCAGTGCAACAGCGTCAACCCAACGAAGGAAGCATCTCCCATGGCACGTATGGTCAACTGCGTCAAACTGCACAAAGAAGCCGAGGGCCTCGACTTTCCCCCCTACCCTGGTGAGCTGGGCAAGCGCCTGTGGGAAAACGTCAGCAAGGAAGCCTGGGCTGGCTGGCTCAAGCACCAGACCATGCTGGTCAACGAAAACCGCCTGAACCTGGCCGACCAGCGCGCTCGCCAGTACCTGGCTCGCCAAATGGAAAACCATTTCTTTGGCGAAGGCGCTGATGCAGCCGTCGGCTACGTGCCGCCCACTGCAGACTGATACGGCACTCGTACAAGTGCAGGCCAGGGACAACTCTCCCCGGCCTGAAAAATGGCAGCCTCAGCTGCCATTTTTTATGGGTGTACGGTCCACTAACGGGCGATACAGCCAGGGTCCCTCGGCCCTGCAGACATCTGGTTTCGAAACCCTGGCCTGCACGGCATCTACCCAGCCCGCATGGGCAGGACTTGGCGCCCGCAGCCTTGGTTGGGACCTGCCTTGCTGCGACACCAAGCGACATGGTGCTTCATGGTGTGCTACCGGGCCAATGGCATGGATACACGACACAGCCCCCAAAAAGCAGCCTCGAAAGCGCCCCGACTGGTTGCAAATAGAAATCAATCGCCCCAATCGCAGTGATAGCATCTGCACACCCCTTTGCTACCGGCTTGCCCTCCGCCCTGGTTCCATGTTCAAGATTTCTGCCCTCTGCCTTGCACTGGCGCTGTCCGCATCGGTGCGAGCGGCCGACCGGGCCGCCTTCTGGACCACCACACAACGCGGGGGCAACAGCTTTAACCGCTTGCCGCCGGATACCCGCTATTACCAGGACTTGCGCGGCTATGGCGCCAGCTGGGTGCGGCTGTCCTACGACAAATGGAAGCCCGAGCAGCGCGATTTTTTGATGGGCAATGCGGATGACTACCAGCAGCTGATGGCATCGGACCTTGCCACGCTCAAGGCGTCGGTGGCCAAGGCCCATGCGGCGGGGCTCAAAGTGGTGATTGCGCCGCTGTCCCTGCCGCTGTCACGCTGGTCGCAAAACAATCAGGGTAAGTTTGATGACCGCATCTGGCAGGACAAGGCGCACTGGAAGGCCGCCGGCCAGTTTTGGCAGGACCTGGCGCGCGCCTTGAAGGACACGCCCGGCATAGCGGCCTATAACCTGATCAACGAGCCCGCGCCCGAAAAACAAGGCGGCCTGGCCGAGCATGCCAGTGCACCAGACATGCAGGCCTGGTATGCCAATGCCCAGGGCGGATCGCATGATCTACCCGCCTTCTACCAGTACCTGATTGCCCAGATCCGCGCGGTCGACCCGGACACACCCGTCATGGTCGATGCCGGTTGGTATGGCGCGGCGGACGCCTTCGTCTATTGGCCCGAGGCGCTGCAGGACAAAAGGGTGCTCTACAGCTTTCACATGTACGAGCCCTACCAGGCGACCAGCGGCCCCAACTTGAAGCGCAAGCAGCCCTACCGCTACCCGGGAGAGATGCCCTTTGCCGGCAAGACCCAGCTGTGGAACCAGCAGCGCGTGGCCCAGTACCTGGATGCCGTCAACGGCTGGGCACGCTCCTTGGCGATTGCGCCCGAACAGATCGTCATGGGCGAGTTTGGCTGTGTGCGCATGCTCGACAGCTGCAGCCAGTACCTGGACGATGTTCTGTCCTATGCCGAGGACAAGCGCTACCACTGGGCCTTTTACAGCTTTCGGGAAGATGCCTGGGATGCGATGGACTACGAACTGGGCCAGGCCAAGGTGGACTGGCGCTACTGGGAGGCGATGGAAAAAGGCCTGCCCGATCCGGTCAAGCGCAGCGCGACCCCCGAGTTCGAGCCCATCCGCAAGCGCTTGCAACAGCGCTGAAAGCTGCCGATTAGCGCGCGCTCAGCAGCGTAGTGCTGGCTGGGCGCCCTGGCACATTCAACGTGGCCACCGGTGCCGGCGTGCTGGCAATGCGCTGGCCACGGCGCCATACGCCCAGGCGCGTGGCCTTCAGGCGCAGCGCCTCGACCGGGTCCTTGGCATGCAGCAGCACAAAGTCGGCATTTGCACCTTGCTCGATGCCATAGCCTTGGAGGCCCAGCAAGCGTGCGGGGTTCAGGGTGATGGCATCAAAGCATTGCTGCATGCCCGCGCGGCTGGTCATCTGCGCCACATGCAGGCCCATGCTGGCCACCTCTAGCGCGTCGCCCGAACCCAGGCTATACCAGGGGTCCATCACGCAGTCATGGCCAAATGCCACCGTGAGGCCCGCGGCCATCAGCTCGGGCACGCGCGTCATGCCCCGGCGCTTGGGGTAGCTGTCATGGCGGCCCTGGATCGTGATATTGATCAAGGGGTTGCTGACAACGCCCAGCTGCGCCTCGGCCATCAGTGCCATCAGCTTGCTGACGTAGTAGTTGTCCATGCTGTGCATGGAGGTGAGGTGCGAGCCGGTCACGCGGCCCTGCAGGCCCAGGCGCTGGGTGTGGTAGGCCAGGGTCTCCACATGGCGTGACATCGGGTCATCCGACTCGTCGCAGTGCATGTCCACCCGCTTGCCGCGCTCGGCGGCCAGCTCGCAGAGAATGCGCACGCTCTCGGCGCCATCGACCATGGTGCGCTCAAAGTGCGGAATGCCGCCGACGACATCGACGCCCAGGTCCAGCGCGCGCTTGAGGTTGTCCAGCCCGCCCGGTGTGCGCAGCACGCCGTCTTGCGGAAAGGCCACCAGCTGCAGGTCGATATAGGGCGCCACGCGCTTTTGCACATCGAGCATCGCTTCGACCGGCAGCAGGCTCGGATCGCTGGTGTCCACATGGCTGCGGATGGCCAGGAGGCCGCGCGCCACCGCCCAGTCGCAGTAGGCCAAGGCACGCTCGACCAGCGCCTCATGCGTCAGCTGGGGTTTGAGCTCGCCCCAGAGCGCAATGCCTTCGAGCAAGGTGCCGCTTTCGTTGACACGCGGCATGCCGTAGCTCAGGGTCGCATCCATGTGGAAATGCGGGTCCACAAAGGGTGGGCTCAGCAGCAGGCCCTGGGCGTCCACCACCTCGGCAGCGGGCGCCTGCAGGCCCTCGCTCACCTCGGCAATCTTGCCGTCCTGCACAGCCACCGACATGTTCTTGCGGCCATCGGGCAAGCTGGCATTGTGAATCAATAAATCAAGCATTTTTTATCCTTGTAGGCAGACCAGGGTCTGCATCGTGGAGCGCAAAGCGCGGCTCAGCGCTCACCTTTGCGGTAGGGTTTCATCAAAGCCTGTGGGTAGGCGGCTTTGCGGGCCACCAGCACCAGCGCCAGGATCGACAGCAGGTATGGCAGCATCAGATAGAACTGGTAGGGCACGAGGCCATTGCCCGACTGCTGCAGCCGCAGCTGCAGTGCGTCGAAGAACGCAAACAGCAGCGCGCCGAGCAAAGCCTTGCCTGGCCGCCAGGAGGCAAACACCACCAGCGCCACGCAGATCCAGCCCCGGCCGTTGACCATGTTGAAGAAAAACGCGTTGAAGGCCGACAGCGTCAAAAACGCACCCGCCACGCCCATCAGCGCCGAGCCTGCAATGATCGCACCGCTGCGCACCGCCATCACGGCCACGCCCTGGCCTTCTGCGGCCTGCGGGTTCTCGCCCACCATGCGCACCGCCAAACCCAAAGGCGTGCGAAACAGCACCCAGGCCAAGAGCGGCACCAGCAACAGCGCCAGCAAGGTCAAGGCCGTCTGGTCGCCCAGAATCGGAATCGGCAGCCAGTCCATCGCCTCAAACGGCGTGATCGTGGGCGGCGTGTTCACCTTGGGAAAGCTCACGCGGTAGCCGTAGTACGACAAGGCCGTCGCCAGCATCGTGATGCCCAGGCCCGAGACATGCTGCGACAGCGCCAGGCCCACCGTCAGCCAGGCATGCAGGCTGCCCAGCACCGCGCCGGTGAGTGCCGCGACCAGCACGCCCGTCCACAGGCCGTGGCCGGCATACACGGTCAGCCAACCGGTAAAGGCACCGGCCACCATGATGCCCTCGATGCCCAGGTTCAGCACGCCAGCGCGCTCGCACAGCAGCACCCCCAGCGTGCCCAGCAGCAGCGGCGTAGCGGTGCGCAGCACGGCCACCCAAAAAGACGCATTGGCCAAAATATCCATCACATCGCTCATGATGCACCTCGCACTGCCGTTTGTTTTAGGGGTTTCAACATCACAGCGCTCACTTTCTGCGCAGGCGGTATTGGGTCATCAGGCTGGCCACCAGTACCGACAAGAGCGAGGCGGCCACGATCACATCGGCAATCGCATTGGGCACGCCGACGGCGCGGCTCATGCTGTCGGCGCCCACGAGCATGCCGGCGACAAATACGGCCGAGGCCACCACACCCAGCGGGTGCAGGCCGGCCAGCATCGCAATCACGATGCCGCTGTAGCCATAGCCGGGTGACATGTCCAGTGTCAGGTAGCTGGTGCGGCCCGCCACCTCGATGGCGCCAGCCAGGCCCGCGAGCCCGCCCGACAGCAGCGCGACCAGTACGACCGTGCGGGTCACCGGCACGCCGGCAAAGGCTGCCGCGCGGGGGTTGGCGCCGGCTGCGCGGATGTCAAAACCCGGCACCGCCCGCTGCAGCAGCAGCCACAGCGCGACCGCCAGGCCCACCGCCATCAGCAAGCCGTTATGCAAACGGGTCTGCACAATCAGCTTGCCCAGCTCCAGGTCGCCCTGCAGCGCGACGCTCTGCGGCCAGCCCATCGCCATCGGGTCTTTCATCGGGCCATCGAGCAGGTAGGACACGGCCAGCAGCATGACAAAGTTCAGCAGCAAGGTGGTCACCACCTCGTCAACACCCAGCTTGGTCTTCATCAAGGCCGGGCCCAGCAGCAAGGCCACGCCAGCCAGTGCGGCAGCCAGCAGCATCAGCGGAAACAGCAGATAAATGGGCAGCTCAAAGCCCGTGCCGCCATGCATGCCGCCTACGGCCACGGCAGCCACTGCGCCGGCATAGAGCTGGCCTTCGGCACCGATATTGAACAGCCGCGCCCGGAAAGCCACCGCTGCAGCCAGACCGGTCAGGATCAGCGGCACGGCGCGCGTCAAGGTCTCAGACAGCGCAAACAGCGAGCCAAAGGCCCCTTTGAACAGCGCCACATAGGTAGCACCAACGGGCGCGCCCGCCCACAGCACCAGCAAGCCGCTGATGGCCAAGGTAAACACCACCGCACCCAGGGGCGCAGCCACCATGGCCAGCGTCGAGGGGGTTGCTCTTTTTTCTATACGCATTGCAGTCTCTCAGCCCTGGCGCGCAGGCGCTGTCATAGGAGATCCGGCCATGGCCAGACCGATGGTCTCGCGGCTCCAGTCCGCAAAAGGCAGCACGGGTGACAGATGCCCCTCGTGCATCACGCCGATGCGGTCTCCGAGGGCCAGCACCTCGTCCAGGTCGTCCGAGATCAGCAGCACCGCGGCGCCGGCATCGCGCGCGGCCAGCAGTTGCTGGTGCACAAAGCGCACCGCGCCAATATCGAGGCCCCAGGTGGGCTGGTGCGCCACGATCAGGCGCGGCGCCATGCCCTCGGCGCCCTGGGGTGCCAACAGTGCCCGGCCCAGAATCAGCTTTTGCATATTGCCGCCCGACAGCGAACGGGCCGGTGCATCGAGACCGCCGCCGCGCACATCGAACTGCTTCGACACATGCTGGGCCTGGCTGCGCGCCTGTGCACGGCGCACCCAGCCCCAGCGCGAAAACCAGGGGCTGCGCAGCCGCTCGGACACGGCGTTTTCCCACACCGGCAAGTCACCGACCACGCCGGTGCCATGGCGGTCTTCCGGGATGCGCGCCACGCCCTGGGCGACCAGGGCCACGGCCGATGCCGGCATCGGCGCGCCCAGGTACTGCACCGTGCCCTGGCCCGGTCGGCGCATGCCGCAGAGCATATCGGCCAAGGCCACCTGGCCGTTACCCGAAACACCGGCAATCGCCACCATCTCCCCGGCCTTGAGCACCAGCGACACATCGACCAGGCGATCGCGCGCGGTGGATTTGGCCGAGGCCGTGGTGTGCACATTGCGCAGGCTGCAGACTTCGTCGCCCACCTTGGCGGCAGGTTGGCGCTCGGGCAGGCTCACCGCCTCGCCCACCATCCACTGCGCCAGCTGCGCCTGCGTGGTGCCTGCGGTCGGCGCCTCGGCCACCAACTTGCCGTGGCGCAGCACGGCCACGCGGTCGGCCACGCGCAGCACTTCGCCCAGCTTGTGGCTGATAAAGATGATCGACAGGCCTTGGGCCACCATCTGGGACAAGGTCGCAAACAGCGCCTCGCTCTCCTGCGGGGTCAGCACGGCCGTGGGCTCGTCCAGAATCAAGATCCTGGCGCCCCGGTACAGCGCCTTGAGGATTTCCACCCGTTGGCGCTCGCCCACCGACAGGTTGCCCACCCGTGCATCGGGGTCCACCACCAGGCCAAACTGGCGTGCGACCTCGACCAGTTTGGCGCGGGCCTGGCGCTTGGCTGACTTGAGGCGCAGCAGCGATTCGCTGCCCACCATGATGTTGTCCAGCACACTCAGGTTGTCGGCCAGCGCAAAGTGCTGGTGCACCATGCCGATGCCCGCAGCCAGCGAGGCGCGCGGCTGGCCCGGCGGCAGCGGCTGGCCCATCACCTCAATGCGCCCCTCATCGGCCACATAGTGGCCAAACAGGATCGACATCAAGGTGGATTTGCCCGCGCCGTTCTCGCCCAGCAAGGCCACGATCTCGCCCCGATGCAGGGTCAGCGAAATGGCGTCATTGGCTACCAGCGGGCCAAAGCGTTTGGTGATGCCGTGCAGCTGGAGCACAACAGGAGAGGAACTTGGAGGAGACATGGGCAACAGGCCGCTGGGTTCGCTGGGCAGGCGACGGGGCCTGGCAGCTGGCACAAAAACAGCCCCGGCATGGGCCGGAGCTGGAAGTTGGTGGCGCCGAGCTGCTATAGCGCTGCGCCTAGGCAATCCAGGCCCGGCTTACTTGGCCGTGGACTTGGGCTGCGAGTCGTCGACCTTCACGACGAACTTACCCGACAGGATATCGGCCTGCTTGGCCTGCACCTTGGCGATCAGGTCCGCCGGCAGCTTTTTCTCGAAGGTGCCAAACGGTGCCAGCGAGGAGCCCTTGTACTTCATCATCGAGTACGGGCCGTAGTCCTCGGCCTTGTAGCTGCCGTCCCTGACCGCCTTGATCGCGCGCTCGACGCTCGGCTCCATGTGCCACAGGGCCGAGGCCACCACGGTGTCGGGGTACTGCGCCTGGGTGTTGATCACATTGCCAATGGCCAGCTTGCCCTTTTCCTTGGCTGCATCGCTCACGCCAAAACGCTCGGCGTAGAGCACATCGGCGCCCTTGTCGATCATCGCAAAGGTCGCTTCCTTGGCCTTGGGTGGATCAAACCAGCTGTTGATGAAGCTGACGGTGAACTCCACCTTGGGATTGGTTTCCTTGGCGCCCGCCATGAAGGCGTGCATCAGGCGGTTGACTTCGGGGATGGGGAAGCCGCCGACCATGCCGATCTTGTTGGTCTTGCTCATGCCGCCAGCGACCATGCCCGACAGGTAGGCAGGCTCCTGGATGTAGTTGTCGAACACGCTGAAGTTGGGCGCCTGGATCTTGCCCGACGAGCCCATCACAAAGGCGGTCTTGGGAAAGTCCTTGGCAACCTTGCGCGCGGCCGCTTCCACGCCAAACACCTCACCAAACATCAGCTGCGCGCCGCCGGTGGCGTACTCGCGCATCACGCGCTCGTAGTCGGCATTGGCCACGTTTTCGCTGGACTTGTACTCGATCTCACCCCGCGCCTCGGCGGCCTTCAGTGCCTCATGGATGCGGCTGACCCATTGCTGCTCGTACGGCACGGTGTAAACCGCCGCGACCTTCACCTTGGTCTGCGCCCAGGCCGGTGCAGCCGACAGGCCAGCCAGCGCGAGGGGCAGTGCAGCCAGGCAGGTTTGAACAATACGACGCCGTGTAGTCATCAAGAAACTCCTTAGGGGTGAGATCCACTTGCCATCCAAGTGGGCGGGCGAGAGAAGCAAGTTCTGTACCGTGTCTTGTGCCAACGTGCTGCACTCGCTTGTGGCCGCTACTGCATTAAGAGCAGCAAAGTGCAGCTGGCCGACAAGCAACAGCGCTTGCAGCAGCAGAACACACACACAAAACAAGCGCAACACGCAATGCGTATATACACAGCGCGCCGCGCATTCTACCCACATCAGCGGCGCTTGAAAGCCATTTTTCGCCACGCGATCGCCGGCAGCAAGCGGGCAGTCCCTATCTTCGGGAATATGCGTAGGCCGATGTGGCACAAAAAAACCGCCATGCATCGCGGCATGGCGGTCTCAGGGGGTTGGTAGATACCGAGCAGCGCGATCGCAGCGCGGAGGCACCGCGCAAGACGCCACTCAGTGGTTGCGGCGCAGCTTCATCACAATCGGCATCGCAATGGTGGCCATGCGAATGAGCTTGCGCGGCCCCAGCAGCAGGCCAGCGCCGACCAGGCCAGCGCAGACCAGCGGATGCTCGCGGCCAAAGCTGATCAGGCGCTCGGCCAGCGTGCCATAGGCCATGGGGTGGTGCTGGCCGCCGGTGGCATCGCGGCGCAGCGCCAAGGCTTGTTCACGCGCCAGGCGGCGGCCATCCAGGCGCTCGCGCTGGTTCTGGATGCGCAGCAGCACTTCCCGGGCCTCAGGGTCTGTGGCCTGCAGCAGTTGCAGCTCCGCGTCTTTGCTTGGGTTGATCATCGCTTGGGTCCCCTGCATTACTTGAGACGGCCCTTGACCGCTTGCCAGTCCTGGCGCAGCACGGTCTTGGTCAGTTGGAAGGGGTTGGCGGCCTTCTTCGTGGTCAGGTACAAAAAGGCCAGCACACCCAGCCACAGCACCAGCCAGACACCGGCGACCAGCCAAGTGGCCAGCATGCGGTTGGGCGTATCCCAGAACGAAATGATGATGGCGCCTGAGAGCACCGTCAGGGCCACAATGGTCAGACCCGCGACCACCAAACCCATCAGGACCAGCCAGATCAGGTTCTTTTTCTGCTCCTGCCATTCAATGGCCAGCAGATCCATTCGGTCTTCAGCCGCTATGGCGCTTTCCGACAGCAAGGCGCGAAAACGCGCCAGCATGTCATCGACGCCCAGCACAGACAACCAGTTCATGGACTCTCCTCGTGCATATGGGGCACCTGCGTGCCCCTTGTTCTTAGTGTCGGCCCGGCGGGCCTTGCCAGCGCGGCCATGGGGCCCACGCTGGCTTCGGGCTCAGCTTAGCGGCGCGAAAAGATAAAACCGATCAAGGCGCCGACGGCCAGCGCTGCACCGGCAACACGCCATGGCTCGTCATGGGCGTAACGGTCAGCAGCCAGCGCAGCTTCCTTGGCCTGGCGGGCGGCTTCTTGGGCCGCGCGCACGGCGCCCTCACGGGCATCACCGGCGCTGTCTTCCAGGCGTTGGCGCAATTGCTTGATGTCGGGCACGCCGTCCAGGTCCTTGCTCGACAGCACGCCGCGCAGATCGCTCACCAGTTTTTCCAGATCAGCCTGGGCATTCTCAACGGTATCGCTCAGCAAATTGGATTTACGCATGTTCATCATCCTTTTCTTGGTCAGGCTACAGGAAAGTTCCGCATCCGCCCTGCGCAGCCAAGGCTGGCTGCTGCATGGCATTCGCTCCGTTACATGTTAACGGAGAAAGCTGCGGCCCCGGGTTCCGATATGCACCCCTACCTGTCAGAAGATTCCGACTATCGCCGTCAAACTGTGGCTTTTGTCGCATTTATGTGCGCATCGAAGGTCCTGCGCGTCTGCCCCTTGACGGCGGTCAAGCCGCTTCCTGGGCCACCGCCTCATTGACCGCCTTGGCAATGGCCAGGCAGCTGGTCAGCCCGGGCGATTCGATGCCCAGCAAGTGGAACAGGCCCGGCGCGCCATGCACTTCGGGCCCTTGCAGCACAAAATCGGCATCGGGCGCGCCCGGGCCAGTGATCTTGGGCCGGATACCGGCGTAACCTGCGACCAGCGCGCCATCTTGCAGGCCAGGCCAGTAGCGGCGCACGGCAGCATAAAAGGCCTCACCCCGTGCCGGGTCCACCACCAGGTCATCGGCGCTGTCCACCCATTGCACATCCGGGCCAAACTTGGCCTGGCCGCCCAGGTCAAGGGTCAGGTGCACACCCAGGCCGCCCACCTCGGGGACGGGGTAGATCAGCTGCTTGAATGGCGCGCGGCCACCCAACGTGAAGTAATTGCCTTTGGCGTAGTGGGCGACTGGCAGCTGCGACAGATCAGCGCCTGCAAACTTGCGCGCCAAGTCAGGCGCCCACAGACCTGCGGCATTGACCACGGTCCTGGCCTGCAGCTCGGTGCCGTCTTCGGTGCGCAGAACGATGCCGCCCTCCTCGCAACGGGCAGTGGCCAGCGGGCTGTTGAACACCACCATGCCACCGGCGTTTTCCAGATCGCCTTGCAGGCTCAGCATCA encodes the following:
- a CDS encoding M48 family metallopeptidase; translation: MRKTMMVTGLVAALALAGCKTMDTGNLGGLMESGSTAMKAMTLTDGDVVALSNESCAALDQQNKLAPANNKYSQRLAKVVANMPQEVEGKKADYKVYLTSDVNAWAMANGCIRVYSGLMDLMNDDELRGVIGHEIGHVALGHSKRRMQTAYATSAARQIAANSGNATLASLSSSQAGELGEKFIHAQFSQANESAADNYSFDLLTKQKMERKGLVTAFQKLAKLSGGGGNSLMDSHPPSDARAKAMQARLDSGK
- a CDS encoding CysB family HTH-type transcriptional regulator, translating into MNFQQLRAVREAARNGYNLTEVAHVLYTSQPGVSRQIRELEDELGVDIFIRAGKRLTGLTPPGEAILPIVDRLLLESENLRRAGADFHASRSGQLSIAATHSQARYALPLVVRDFREQFPDVALHLHQGSPRQVAEMLLSGAADIGVATEALTGYASLATLPGYRWTHSVVVPPGHPLLAQQEAGRPLTLQSLVRFPIITYEQGYTGRSHIDESFAAAEVTPNVVLTAMDADVIKTYVELGMGIGIVASIAFDEERDRNLRAIDAGHLFKVNTTRIALRKGVWLRAYALQFIESFVPTLKREVVLQAVSATAPDDASAQAATQKAA
- a CDS encoding sulfate ABC transporter substrate-binding protein; amino-acid sequence: MQQRRHFIKFPIAAAAVASLMALAPAVFSGAAHAQAPAPVTLLNVSYDPTRELYNQFNQAFAKHWKDTTGQTVTIKQSHGGSGKQARAIIDGIEADVATLALAGDIDALNKYGQLVPADWQKRLPLNSAPYTSTIVFLVKKGNPKGIKDWGDLIKPDVKVITPNPKTSGGARWNYLAAWEFGKRNYGGEAGAKDYITKLFKNVPILDTGARGSTVTFVQRGQGDVLLAWENEAYLALKEFGPEKFEIVTPSLSILAEPTVTVVDKVVDKRGTRKIADAYLQYLYSDEGQDIAGRNFYRPTAEAAKAKYASQFATLKLFTIDEAFGGWTKADAAHFADGGSFDQIYTKK
- a CDS encoding oxidative damage protection protein — translated: MARMVNCVKLHKEAEGLDFPPYPGELGKRLWENVSKEAWAGWLKHQTMLVNENRLNLADQRARQYLARQMENHFFGEGADAAVGYVPPTAD
- a CDS encoding glycoside hydrolase family 5 protein, translated to MFKISALCLALALSASVRAADRAAFWTTTQRGGNSFNRLPPDTRYYQDLRGYGASWVRLSYDKWKPEQRDFLMGNADDYQQLMASDLATLKASVAKAHAAGLKVVIAPLSLPLSRWSQNNQGKFDDRIWQDKAHWKAAGQFWQDLARALKDTPGIAAYNLINEPAPEKQGGLAEHASAPDMQAWYANAQGGSHDLPAFYQYLIAQIRAVDPDTPVMVDAGWYGAADAFVYWPEALQDKRVLYSFHMYEPYQATSGPNLKRKQPYRYPGEMPFAGKTQLWNQQRVAQYLDAVNGWARSLAIAPEQIVMGEFGCVRMLDSCSQYLDDVLSYAEDKRYHWAFYSFREDAWDAMDYELGQAKVDWRYWEAMEKGLPDPVKRSATPEFEPIRKRLQQR
- a CDS encoding amidohydrolase family protein, producing the protein MLDLLIHNASLPDGRKNMSVAVQDGKIAEVSEGLQAPAAEVVDAQGLLLSPPFVDPHFHMDATLSYGMPRVNESGTLLEGIALWGELKPQLTHEALVERALAYCDWAVARGLLAIRSHVDTSDPSLLPVEAMLDVQKRVAPYIDLQLVAFPQDGVLRTPGGLDNLKRALDLGVDVVGGIPHFERTMVDGAESVRILCELAAERGKRVDMHCDESDDPMSRHVETLAYHTQRLGLQGRVTGSHLTSMHSMDNYYVSKLMALMAEAQLGVVSNPLINITIQGRHDSYPKRRGMTRVPELMAAGLTVAFGHDCVMDPWYSLGSGDALEVASMGLHVAQMTSRAGMQQCFDAITLNPARLLGLQGYGIEQGANADFVLLHAKDPVEALRLKATRLGVWRRGQRIASTPAPVATLNVPGRPASTTLLSAR
- a CDS encoding ABC transporter permease — translated: MSDVMDILANASFWVAVLRTATPLLLGTLGVLLCERAGVLNLGIEGIMVAGAFTGWLTVYAGHGLWTGVLVAALTGAVLGSLHAWLTVGLALSQHVSGLGITMLATALSYYGYRVSFPKVNTPPTITPFEAMDWLPIPILGDQTALTLLALLLVPLLAWVLFRTPLGLAVRMVGENPQAAEGQGVAVMAVRSGAIIAGSALMGVAGAFLTLSAFNAFFFNMVNGRGWICVALVVFASWRPGKALLGALLFAFFDALQLRLQQSGNGLVPYQFYLMLPYLLSILALVLVARKAAYPQALMKPYRKGER